A genomic window from Fimbriimonadaceae bacterium includes:
- a CDS encoding SGNH/GDSL hydrolase family protein: MLLPLGLLAIHLTGGQIAQPAAFARPLVGLLEAKWPGNRTVTIVCHGHSVPAGFFVTPTVQTFDAYPHLLHEALAKKYPHAVVNVIVTAIGGEASDTGAARFERDVMSLKPDVVTIDYGLNDRRLGLDAARAAWESMIEQATKGGAKVILLTPSWDQSAHPEDPKDPLSLHAEQIRGLAKKYGTGLADSFDAFLKATKSGTDLPSLMSQVNHPNRAGHELILKELLPWFGIETSHHKPRMHPPQPFARFPVSTR; encoded by the coding sequence ATGTTGCTTCCATTGGGCCTTCTCGCGATTCACCTGACGGGCGGCCAAATCGCCCAGCCCGCCGCCTTTGCCCGGCCGTTGGTCGGGCTCCTTGAAGCCAAGTGGCCTGGAAACCGCACCGTGACAATCGTGTGCCACGGACACAGCGTGCCCGCGGGGTTCTTCGTGACGCCGACCGTCCAAACATTCGACGCGTATCCCCACCTTCTCCACGAGGCCTTGGCGAAGAAATACCCGCACGCGGTGGTCAACGTGATCGTCACCGCGATCGGAGGCGAGGCCTCGGACACCGGTGCCGCGCGGTTTGAAAGGGACGTGATGAGCCTCAAGCCGGATGTTGTGACCATCGACTACGGCCTCAACGACCGCCGCCTCGGGTTGGACGCGGCCCGAGCCGCCTGGGAGTCGATGATCGAGCAGGCGACCAAGGGTGGTGCGAAGGTCATTCTGCTCACGCCATCGTGGGACCAGTCCGCCCACCCCGAGGACCCGAAGGACCCCCTTAGCCTGCACGCCGAGCAGATTCGGGGACTGGCCAAGAAATACGGCACGGGCCTGGCCGACTCGTTCGACGCGTTCCTCAAGGCCACGAAGTCCGGCACGGACCTTCCGTCCCTGATGTCGCAAGTGAACCACCCTAACCGAGCCGGCCACGAACTGATCCTCAAAGAACTCCTTCCCTGGTTTGGAATTGAAACAAGCCACCACAAACCACGAATGCATCCTCCCCAGCCCTTCGCCCGTTTCCCTGTTAGTACTCGATGA
- a CDS encoding ABC transporter ATP-binding protein, which produces MSSAGVPGAPIIRTRNLSRTYGSGDLEVHALKDVSLTIEAGEFVAIMGPSGSGKSTFLNVVGCLDELSGGSYELDGIEVALLDDDELSHLRNRKIGFVFQTFNLLGRTSALDNVELPVYYAFGSRLNKREAAMRSLEMVGLSRRAWHKPNELSGGEQQRVAIARALINDPPLILADEPTGQLDSATGKEIMAIFRRLNEEGKTIIMVTHELDIAEHAKRIVHFRDGHLVEDEPVLERTPLA; this is translated from the coding sequence ATGAGTAGCGCCGGAGTGCCCGGAGCCCCGATCATCCGCACCAGGAACCTCTCCCGCACCTACGGATCGGGAGACCTGGAGGTCCACGCCCTCAAGGACGTGTCGCTCACGATCGAGGCGGGGGAGTTCGTGGCCATCATGGGGCCCTCGGGTTCGGGCAAGTCCACGTTTCTCAACGTCGTGGGCTGCCTCGACGAGCTGAGCGGAGGCTCGTACGAACTGGACGGCATCGAGGTCGCGCTTCTCGACGACGACGAGCTGTCGCACCTGCGCAACCGCAAGATCGGCTTCGTGTTCCAGACGTTCAACCTGCTCGGGCGAACCTCGGCGCTGGACAACGTGGAGTTGCCGGTGTACTACGCGTTCGGCTCGCGACTGAATAAACGCGAGGCCGCCATGCGCAGCCTCGAGATGGTCGGGCTCAGCCGCCGGGCGTGGCACAAGCCCAACGAGCTTTCCGGCGGCGAGCAGCAGCGCGTCGCGATCGCCCGGGCGCTGATCAACGACCCACCCTTGATCCTCGCCGACGAACCCACGGGGCAGCTCGACTCGGCGACGGGCAAGGAGATCATGGCGATCTTTCGACGCCTGAACGAAGAGGGCAAGACGATCATCATGGTCACGCACGAGCTCGACATCGCGGAGCACGCCAAGCGGATCGTCCACTTCCGCGACGGCCATCTCGTCGAGGACGAGCCCGTCCTGGAGCGGACGCCGCTGGCCTAG
- a CDS encoding ABC transporter permease, with protein MDALVERSAAAFHPSQRFSPVEPLRVALVMAMRGLSANRIRSLLTMLGVIIGVGAVIVAIGIGEGSRQSVMQRVEQLGTNVLTIRPGSRNRGGVGFGMGSSQTLTPEDAEALKSAPAVATVSAQVRNSMQVKYQNKNSRVPINGVDVSYPAISNHPIDKGRFFSSAEVSGKKRVVVLGADTYKELFDQESALHKTIRIAGQTFTVVGVLTAKGGMGFRNPDDGVYIPYTTGMERLMGVKSLDTITIQARSFAEMNTAQQQVEGILKSRHGGQADYRVFNQADLAEMQTAQQDTFAALITALAVVSLFVGGIGIMNIMLVSVTERTREIGIRKAIGARKRDVLYQFILEALFLALAGGLLGTAVGVGGSSLIGSMNEWEVTVNATAIFVAFGFSAVVGVFFGFYPALKASRMRPVEALRYE; from the coding sequence ATGGACGCCCTGGTCGAACGCTCCGCGGCGGCGTTTCACCCGTCGCAGCGGTTCTCTCCGGTCGAACCCCTGCGCGTGGCGCTCGTCATGGCGATGCGCGGACTTTCGGCGAACCGAATCCGCTCGCTGCTGACGATGCTCGGCGTGATCATCGGCGTGGGGGCGGTGATCGTGGCGATCGGCATCGGCGAGGGGTCCCGCCAGTCCGTGATGCAGCGGGTCGAACAGCTCGGCACCAACGTGCTCACGATCCGACCCGGGTCGCGCAACCGAGGCGGGGTCGGCTTTGGCATGGGTTCGAGCCAAACGCTCACGCCGGAAGACGCGGAGGCCCTCAAGTCGGCGCCGGCGGTGGCCACGGTCTCGGCGCAAGTCCGCAATTCGATGCAGGTCAAGTACCAGAACAAGAACTCCCGCGTCCCCATCAACGGAGTCGACGTCAGCTATCCCGCGATCAGCAACCACCCCATCGACAAGGGGCGATTCTTCAGTTCGGCCGAAGTGTCGGGCAAGAAGCGCGTGGTCGTGTTGGGCGCCGACACCTACAAAGAACTGTTCGACCAGGAGTCCGCGCTGCACAAGACGATCCGCATCGCGGGCCAGACGTTCACCGTCGTCGGGGTGTTGACGGCCAAGGGCGGCATGGGCTTCCGGAACCCCGACGACGGGGTCTACATTCCGTACACGACTGGCATGGAGAGGCTGATGGGCGTCAAATCGCTGGACACCATCACGATCCAGGCGCGCTCGTTCGCGGAGATGAACACCGCGCAGCAGCAGGTCGAGGGGATCTTGAAGAGCCGCCACGGCGGCCAAGCGGACTACCGTGTGTTCAACCAGGCCGACCTCGCCGAGATGCAGACGGCGCAGCAGGACACCTTCGCCGCCCTCATCACCGCGCTGGCCGTCGTGTCGCTGTTCGTGGGCGGGATCGGGATCATGAACATCATGCTGGTCTCGGTCACCGAGCGCACGCGCGAGATCGGCATCCGCAAGGCGATCGGCGCGCGCAAGCGGGACGTGCTCTACCAGTTCATCCTGGAGGCGCTGTTCCTGGCGCTCGCAGGTGGGCTGTTGGGGACGGCCGTCGGCGTCGGGGGCTCTTCCTTGATCGGTTCGATGAACGAGTGGGAGGTCACCGTCAACGCCACGGCGATCTTCGTCGCCTTCGGATTCTCCGCGGTCGTGGGGGTGTTCTTCGGCTTCTATCCGGCGCTCAAAGCCTCGCGGATGCGGCCGGTGGAGGCGCTTCGCTATGAGTAG
- a CDS encoding efflux RND transporter periplasmic adaptor subunit codes for MPADSNPTPNAFDPPVRPAPNRWPLGVAVLAIVALAIWFFFFRKVETPDLKVYRVAEVGRGEVASTVVATGTLQPWTLVDIKSKAGGRVDEMAVEVGDVVKEGQILARIDPSDSQLAVDQAEAELRSARARRDQSSETQGLTAVQTSTAKTDAQARLNSARASLESAKARLRSAQDAAKAQPIQTESAIQAAEQSYRAALEARQQLDLQQANQRAETAAALKRAIESQSAAQAEFERQKELAASGYVAPRVVEQAKEALASADAQLAVARTASNTLPDTQRSARNVSDAQVAQAKAQLESAKAQRVQIQARKNDLEIAQSDLLSAQQSVRQAEVALKSAEAGLRNNTIRKLDITASDAAVFRAEASLANAQKTLDSTTLRAPSEGVVLQKYVEQGTIITSGQSLSSPGTSILQLGDVSRMYVNVLVDETDIGRIRVGQEAEIDVDAYPGAPYKGKVIRIEPRAQLDQNITTVAVRVEVENTGDDFRKLKPSMNATCTFVVEQAEDAIRIPPGAIQRDDQGSFVLVILDSKPSENPEMVQLLRSEKRRIKTGIEGDTFVEVTSGLKEGEKLAFDPVDLSEENSGMRGFGGGFGGRR; via the coding sequence ATGCCAGCCGACTCCAACCCAACCCCCAACGCCTTCGATCCACCTGTCCGCCCCGCTCCGAACCGGTGGCCCCTCGGGGTCGCCGTCCTGGCGATCGTTGCCCTCGCGATCTGGTTCTTCTTCTTCCGGAAGGTGGAGACGCCCGATCTCAAGGTCTATCGCGTCGCCGAAGTCGGACGAGGCGAGGTGGCGTCGACCGTCGTCGCCACGGGAACTTTGCAGCCGTGGACCCTGGTGGACATCAAATCCAAGGCGGGTGGCCGCGTGGACGAGATGGCCGTCGAAGTGGGCGACGTGGTGAAGGAGGGGCAGATCTTGGCGCGCATCGATCCGTCGGACTCTCAGCTCGCGGTCGACCAGGCCGAGGCCGAACTGCGCTCGGCACGAGCGCGCCGCGACCAAAGCAGCGAAACCCAGGGGCTTACCGCCGTGCAAACGTCGACCGCCAAGACGGACGCCCAGGCGCGGCTCAACAGCGCGCGCGCAAGTTTGGAGTCCGCCAAGGCCCGACTTCGGTCCGCGCAAGACGCCGCCAAGGCCCAACCCATCCAAACGGAGTCCGCCATCCAGGCGGCCGAGCAGTCGTATCGCGCCGCCCTCGAAGCGCGCCAGCAGCTCGATCTGCAGCAGGCGAACCAACGCGCGGAGACCGCCGCGGCGCTCAAGCGCGCCATCGAGTCCCAGTCCGCGGCCCAGGCGGAGTTCGAAAGGCAGAAGGAGCTCGCCGCGTCGGGCTACGTCGCGCCGCGCGTCGTCGAACAAGCCAAGGAGGCGTTGGCAAGCGCCGACGCTCAGCTCGCCGTGGCCCGCACGGCGTCGAACACCCTGCCGGACACGCAGCGCTCAGCCCGGAACGTCTCGGACGCGCAGGTCGCTCAGGCCAAGGCGCAGCTCGAGTCGGCCAAGGCGCAGCGAGTGCAGATCCAAGCGCGCAAGAACGATCTCGAGATTGCCCAATCCGATCTGCTTTCCGCCCAACAATCGGTGCGCCAGGCCGAAGTCGCTCTCAAGAGCGCGGAGGCCGGCCTGCGCAACAACACCATCCGCAAGCTCGACATCACCGCCTCGGACGCCGCCGTGTTCCGTGCCGAGGCAAGCCTCGCCAACGCGCAGAAGACGCTGGACTCTACGACCCTGCGCGCCCCCTCCGAGGGCGTCGTGCTGCAGAAATACGTCGAGCAGGGCACCATCATCACCTCGGGCCAATCGCTCAGCTCCCCCGGCACCTCGATCCTGCAGCTGGGCGACGTGTCGCGCATGTACGTCAACGTGCTGGTGGACGAGACCGACATTGGTCGCATCCGCGTGGGCCAGGAGGCCGAGATCGACGTGGACGCCTACCCTGGAGCCCCCTACAAAGGCAAGGTGATCCGGATCGAACCGCGGGCCCAACTCGACCAGAACATCACGACGGTCGCCGTCCGGGTCGAGGTCGAGAACACGGGAGATGACTTCCGCAAACTCAAGCCGAGCATGAACGCCACGTGCACCTTCGTCGTGGAACAAGCTGAGGACGCGATCCGCATCCCACCCGGCGCCATCCAGCGCGACGACCAAGGGTCCTTCGTGCTCGTGATCCTCGACTCCAAACCTTCGGAGAACCCCGAGATGGTGCAACTGCTCCGCAGCGAGAAGCGACGGATCAAGACCGGAATCGAAGGCGACACGTTCGTCGAGGTGACGTCGGGGCTGAAGGAGGGCGAGAAGCTCGCTTTCGATCCCGTGGACCTTTCGGAGGAGAACTCGGGCATGCGCGGATTCGGCGGCGGCTTTGGAGGCAGGAGGTAG